TCATACCCAGATAGAGAAAAAATGTAGAATCCGAACAACATAGAACTAGAACTATGAAATAAAGCAAAGCCCCAATAAGATTGCCATTGGAAGTGGTTCCAGCTTTCATAGAATAACATGTCTTTGACATCATCGTATGAATCGAATGCTGTGGCTTGGAAAATAACAATCTCCAAACATCCCTATGTAATTTAACAATCAtgaattcaacaaaaaaaattcatacaaaatttCCATTTCTCCGTTTAGCTAATAATTGgcaggattttttttttaaaattactttatttaaaagaaaacccaTTTCTCTCTGTCTCTATCTCACTAACCAAACAATGATTTAACTaaggaaaatttttataaataactGAAAATTCGAGCGTACCTGATGAACTTTTGGTTCTGAGTTGGAATTGAAGAGAAGAGAGAGGAGACGAGCTGAACTGAGTTAAAGAGGAGAgtaattgattatttgaattgagtAGAATCATTCGGGTTCCTACAACCCAAGCGAGTTTTACAGAATTCGAAAGGACTTGCATTTTATACTTATAGATACATAtaacttttcctttttgagttGGGGACCGAGGGAGAGCTGAGTTAAAGTAGTGGAGCGAGTTAAATCGGCAGGTTTTTGGGTTCAAAGTTCGCTATTGATTTTTTGTCTCTAATCTGCTTAGGAGTTTAAGTGATGAAGGAAGGATGTGCTTCGGTAGAGCGGCGGTTCATGGTTCTTCCTGTGgagctattattattattattagggttaatatgtaatttgccTCCTAAACTTATCCAAGAGTATCTAATTGATATCTGAATTTGTTTTCTGTTATCCAGGTGGGTACCTCTGCACTAACTCCGTTAGTTTATTCTGAGGTGACAATAATAAGTAATCTGTTAGTGGCACGTGGTAGCTTCTCAATATgccacataatatatatatatataaatttttaaaatttttaaaaaaactttaaaaatatatgaattaattaaaaaaatattttttccacaTCAAGAATTAATCTCGACAAAAAATTATactcttttttattaatttatttatttttagataattttttaattttttaaaatttatgctcGTCACGTGGCATATTGAGAGGCTACCATGTGTCACTAACAAATTAGTTATTAGTGCCACATCAGTATAAACTAATGGTGTTAGTGCAAAGGTATTAACCTGGGTGACGAAATACAAGTTCAGATACCAAATGGGTCCAAcaaaaaagtttaagtaccaactAATTACTTTTGAACAAGTTCAGAGGGCAAACTATATAttaaccattattattattattattattattatttaaagaatCAATTGGTTTTTAGACTAGTACCTTGGCTAGTTCTCGGTCTCACCAATCAGTCCGATCTAGTTCAAACAATCATGACTCTAAGTCTTTACACGTTgtacatttggaatttagtccttcaacttttattttcaagaatttaatctcTCTACTCTATAGATTTAAAAATCAACTTTCAAATTACATATATCTGCGTAACATTTCAATTGAAAAGTtattaactatttgaactaattaataaaattataaatatatagacgaaattatgttaaaaattaaagtataaggattaaattttagatttatgtaTACtaggatcaaaattaaaaattaatcatttttatgcAGGGGAGCTTGAAGACGGGATATCCAGAATTAATGGATCATAACAGCAGGTATGCTATGCCAAAACTTAGGCCCTTttcctattttggtcattcaacaGGTACTACCTTTTAGCTGTTAATACCATTAACCCAGAATACTTCTCTAAACTCACCTGGATTTAGCATCCCTGTCTAAGCTTAGTTTCTGATGTGCAGGATCCATTGAATGGCAAACACAGAGCATACTTTTAAACTCACGGGAGATTTTCTTTCATTGATATTCCCTTATCAGAGAGGAAGAGGAATAGAGAGGTTTAGAAAGACATGATTTTCAAAACACactgatattttttattttttgccaaACTTGTTTTTACAACTGAGAAACTTAAGTCCCTTATATAGGGGATAAAAGCTAAACGAGCAGATAAGAGGAAATCTGCTTTTACAAAGTGTAAGTCATAAAGCTAAACGAGCAGATAAGAGGGAATCTGTTTTTACAAAGTGAAAGACATAAAGCTAAACGAGCAGATAAGAGGGAATCTGCTTTCACAAAGTGAAAAACAATTATTCATATAAAACATACTACTTTATGCTTCTTTAGTCAGTGTCAAAATCTGTACTGGCATCACATGTGAGATTTAACTCTTCAATTCTTcgtttcttttcctctcttgCTCTGTAGCATTTCAGTTCCAGCTGTTCAATTCTCTGGTCCAAATCATCTGGTGGTGTCACTTCATGAATGTCTTTCCAAAGAGTTGTGTCTTCATGCTTATTCATCTATGCTAGTGTGTCTCGAATCGCTTGGCTATAATACATTGGATACTCTTGAGACCATTCTTTAGGATCTGGGATGTTTGTCTAGTATTCCACCAAAGCTTTCATCAATTGTTATTGGTAAGGTGTCGGTGGATTATTGTGAATGTTCCATGGTGCAGATGTGTCTTGTAAAGGCCAAATTTCAGAGTGGATTCTATTAACCTAACACAAATACTTTTGTATGGTCTTAAGATCATATTGATTTAACTCTTCATAATAAACCTTATGGATCCATGCACTAGGAAAAGCTCCTAGTTGGGTTGCCGGGCCATTTTGCATGAAGTATTGTGGCTTGTAAAAAATGATCACGATCCATTGGGCTATGGTGTTTTTGAGAAATTCAAACATTATCATGTCAGCCCATTGTTTTAAAGGATAGAACCACTTGAAAAAGGTAACAAGGTTTTTTAATGCTGAACTGATTTCATCATAGATGGCCTCTGTCAAGAAATGTGTGCCACGTGTCATAAGAAAGAGGGTGTTTGAAccttcattttatatattattattattattattattattattagaagaaatcaatatttagccatttggACGACTTTTTTCAACTTAATCTCATCCCTACttctatttacaatttttttcaacctttaaattagagaaaaaaaaaccatatttaAATATGGTCGAACTTATGAGCCCCTTGTTGTTGCAATAATAATaccaattgaactaaaattcaatcaacAATAGTTAAACATTTTTTGGTCTACATTAATTTTGAAACTTGGAAacttcaatttgatcatttaactTGGATTTTATCTATGAATGATAATATGACactataaaattatatcatatcattacttgaaaattttatataaaatttaatagatgttaaattttttttaaattcaagcgATGACTTGAACAgcccatttaattacaaaaagtTATTAATGCGAAAAAAAGGATGTAACAAAAGTTACTAAAttcaatgaataaataatactttataaatatatattattgatgatGTAATTTGGTGAAATCAAACTGAAATCTTTTTAATAGtagtataaatagaaaaaaatcataaatgttttaaaattttaaaaattcactaattcaaaatagtttttttttaaattgagagTTTGAAGAAAttcttttatacattttatgcACCGTTATGAGGAACAAATCATTGTGATACCTACGTCACTAACAAATAAATCCTGCCATTCAATCTCATATTTTGAGtataaagatttaatttaaagaaaacctATAGAAGATTATTAATTCACTTTTAATATATACTTATTTCGTAAGTCATAAGTCAAGTGGAGTTcaactttgattttaaaatattttatgtttatactCCACTTGtatccaaataataaaataataaaattaattttatatcaataattttatttataatttcaaaaataattatgcttaaatttaaatttgggatGAATTAGTCTATCCCTATCCAAAACCTCTTTTCCAATGCAAagattttttaagtaaaattttacattcaaaagaaattaaaattttacaaacaaattCAAACAAGGAAAACTTAATAACAGTGCAATCTTAAGTTGAAGTCTCATTAGTATAAATCATGTGAATGAGTTAGTGAGTTAAGTGATACTTTTATAAATGGTAacttcaaagaaagaaaattataatcaaattaactTAGCTAACTAATacaattacattttaaatattacattaaaagatttgaaattaaaatcatttctgaatattgatttatttgaaattaaaattgacttcttaaatatcaattttttcttaaatcaaTCTTAGAAACTGGTCCTTGCCTTAATGATCCTCGAGTTTGATCCAAGTTGTTGGTTCAAGCtcgaggttttttttttttttttttgttctccCTAGTTGGTTCGGGCTTTCATTCCGATTGAACTAGAACAAGGGCTCGGCGTCTTTCGGTTCACTATGTTATTTTCCTGAAAAACTTCTAAAGGCAATCAATCTTAAAGATCGAGTAAACAAATTTTAACTGGCATTACTATACATAtgtgtaaaagaaaaaaagatgtaCACTTTGTTATTTACACAACTTCCTTCATAATCCGAACTGAAATCTGTAATATTAGTAGCCGGGAGTTTCTTCTTCGGATAACGAAGAACGAACTCAAACAATCATCTATTTTCAATGGTTTTTACAATGGAAGAATGGAAGGCGTAGTAATATGTAAGTGGGAATCAATGAAGAAGAAACCACAAACTGTTAAGACTATGCATTATATGTAGCTTCCCTTCCGTTTGACAGAGTATTCATTCTCGGAACAAGCGTGGCTGGATCTCTTGACAATACGATATTCCCTTTGTCATCTGTTTTTCCATACTCTTCGACACGAGGATCCATCACAATTCTGCAGGATCTCCATCGTATGAATGTTAAATCAACACCGTAATAGTTCAAATGGTCTGTGATGCTGCTCCCGGTCACTGACCTGCAATAGAATGTGAAAGTATAGAAGAGTTCATGACGGATTTCCAAATTAACAATTCTATTCTCATCACAACTCGTGCCCGATTCTGATTTGgaaaatgcataatttatccAAGCCATTATTTCTTAGTTTTTTGCCACGAAGATGTAGGAAACAAACCCGAAAACTAATGAATATGAAAGTACAAAGCTGCTTAAGTAATAGCTGGAAGCATAAACACCGTTAATTTTCTTTCATCATCAAAATCCATGTACAGAAATAGGCTTACCTACTGCAGTCTGGATCTTCGCCGGAACCATCACAGACCTTCTCAAATTGATAAACCACACTTCCCAGTCCGAGGTTATACAGCCACACCTACAAATACAAGATGTATTTACTGAACTTATCCACGTCTTTCATTGTGAAATTAAGTCGTATTATATGTATCAAACATCAATAGTCTTCTATCTATGTTGCATGGAGTCTTCATTTTTCCTAAAGTACTCATGTCTGGCACATATTCAAAAATTCGTGTGAGGGTGTGATGCTCCAAATCtatggatttttaaaaaaaaaaatgagtatACCCATGTTGGAGACATCCATATCCAACACACACCCTAAGTCCGGGTTAACATAGCTTATGATACAGTCATACATAAACTTTTGGCATTTTAGAGTGTCAAACAATAGAGCATAATCACTTCACTATTTAAGATATCTTAAAATGTTTACAGACTTAAAAACAAGCACCTCATTTATGTTTACACTCGTGAAATTCCAAAACCATAAATAAGCACAATGAAACCCTCAAAGTAAATTACGACTCTCAAGATGGGAATTGGAAAAGACAAATctaatgtaaattttatatactGAACAAGTAGATAAAGATTATGTTCCGAGAACAATTAGGAACATGCAATAACATTTCATCCATACTGGCATTCACCATTAGTGTTAATTGGTCTCGAGATAGCAGAAGGATATAAATTGGCAGCATCAAAGTTTCCTGAacctttgattttatttttttcatttgaaagttgcataacattaaaattttcaaaattcaaatagtgATAATAATCAATTAGCAAAATACCAGCTCTAATTTTCCACTCATATTGCCAATTTTAGTTGCTCGGTTAAATGCAATACCAAAAATCATAAGAGAACCTATTTTTGGTTTGAAGAAACAATGATACTTACCTCTCTAGGAAAGTGATGGTATGTCTTTTGAGGGAAATAAGAATAGTATGGTGGCAGATGAGGCACGATGTCATGTTCATTAGTGACTCTGACTGTGTTCGGCACGAGTTTGCCATAATAAGAAGCAAAGGCGGCATTCCCGATACGAGGTTGTCCAAATGTTATAACTTGAACATTCTTGGCTTCATGATTAACCTGggaatcaaataatattttctcgttaccataatttaaaacaagaagGTTTCATGTTTACCCAACGATGATAAAAACAACAATACTTATGTATTTCCAGCTGAATAAAAAAAAGCCACGATTACCGTTAGGTCAAGTGCACAAAAGGAGGCCATAGCGCCTCCCATTGAATGGCCTGTAACCATGATGTCGAGGTCCCCATAAAACTCTTTTGCTTTTTTAACAGCATATAGAATTCCAGGGCGTATGGTTGTATTGTGATAAGCGGTATAAAATCCATGGTGCACCTGAAATAATTGAACAAGACTAGAGATTAATAAAAATCACTCCGgcataaattcacaaatttggAGATATTTGTTATGCATACCATAGCATTAGGCATGCCAGGGTACTTTAAATCAAGCTGTTTCCAAAATAAGTCTTTAACCCAATTCTGGATGCTGCAAACAGACAGATAAAGCAATCAa
The window above is part of the Gossypium raimondii isolate GPD5lz chromosome 9, ASM2569854v1, whole genome shotgun sequence genome. Proteins encoded here:
- the LOC105798845 gene encoding lipase isoform X1; amino-acid sequence: MEQKSLIILIILTCLIAPSCGRELLVTHKDKQAVYNRTLATILVEYASAVYMSDLTELFTWTCARCGGLTKGFEVIELVVDIQNCLQGFVGVAKDLNAIVIAFRGTQDNSIQNWVKDLFWKQLDLKYPGMPNAMVHHGFYTAYHNTTIRPGILYAVKKAKEFYGDLDIMVTGHSMGGAMASFCALDLTVNHEAKNVQVITFGQPRIGNAAFASYYGKLVPNTVRVTNEHDIVPHLPPYYSYFPQKTYHHFPREVWLYNLGLGSVVYQFEKVCDGSGEDPDCSRSVTGSSITDHLNYYGVDLTFIRWRSCRIVMDPRVEEYGKTDDKGNIVLSRDPATLVPRMNTLSNGREATYNA